In one Flavobacteriales bacterium genomic region, the following are encoded:
- a CDS encoding 5-(carboxyamino)imidazole ribonucleotide synthase, translating into MAKAPVIALLGGGQLGRMFIENALRYGVAVHVLDPDAKAPCAGIATRFVTGDFRDRDTVLAFARDADVVGIEIEQVSVEALEALQRMGKRVIPDPGVLRIIQDKGLQKRFYAEHGIPTAPFALIEAPGGIAAHARLLPAFLKTRTGGYDGKGVMPIDTVADAAKAFDAPAVLEERADIALELAVIVVRNEKGTEAVYDPVEMVFDPRLNLVDHLRAPARIPHHTSDAARRLAKRVAEAFGAPGLYAVEMFLTKDDELLVNETAPRAHNSGHHTIEACASSQFDQLLRVYMGWPLGDTALRGRAAMINLVGEGGTGEPEVKGLDDILHIPGTFVHHYGKHETRTGRKMGHVTAIAADDSGLDQAIAVTKVHGRVVPRTSPPSNATT; encoded by the coding sequence ATGGCCAAGGCACCCGTCATCGCATTGCTGGGCGGCGGCCAGTTGGGCCGCATGTTCATCGAGAATGCCCTGCGCTACGGCGTGGCGGTGCATGTGCTCGATCCGGACGCCAAAGCACCCTGCGCAGGGATCGCCACGCGCTTCGTCACCGGCGATTTCCGCGACCGCGACACGGTGCTGGCCTTCGCCCGGGATGCGGATGTCGTCGGCATCGAGATCGAGCAGGTCTCCGTGGAAGCGCTGGAGGCGCTCCAGCGCATGGGCAAGCGCGTCATCCCCGACCCCGGGGTGCTCCGAATCATCCAGGACAAAGGGCTGCAGAAGCGCTTCTATGCCGAGCACGGCATACCCACCGCCCCCTTCGCGCTCATCGAGGCGCCCGGCGGGATCGCTGCGCATGCCCGGCTGCTGCCCGCCTTCCTGAAGACGCGGACGGGCGGATACGACGGGAAGGGCGTGATGCCCATCGACACGGTAGCGGATGCTGCCAAGGCCTTCGACGCACCGGCGGTGCTCGAGGAGCGCGCTGACATCGCGCTCGAACTGGCCGTGATCGTGGTGCGCAACGAAAAGGGCACCGAGGCCGTGTACGACCCCGTGGAGATGGTCTTCGACCCGCGGCTCAATCTGGTGGACCACCTGAGGGCGCCGGCCCGCATACCGCATCACACGAGCGATGCGGCGCGCCGGCTCGCGAAGCGCGTGGCGGAGGCCTTCGGCGCGCCCGGGCTGTATGCCGTGGAGATGTTCCTGACCAAGGATGATGAGCTGCTCGTGAACGAGACGGCGCCCCGCGCCCACAACAGCGGCCACCACACCATCGAGGCCTGTGCCAGCTCCCAGTTCGACCAGCTGCTGCGGGTCTACATGGGATGGCCGCTGGGCGATACGGCCTTGCGGGGCCGCGCGGCCATGATCAACCTGGTGGGCGAAGGCGGAACCGGCGAACCCGAGGTGAAGGGCCTGGACGACATCCTGCACATCCCTGGCACCTTCGTGCACCACTACGGCAAGCACGAGACGCGCACCGGCCGGAAGATGGGCCATGTGACCGCGATCGCCGCGGACGACTCCGGCCTGGACCAGGCCATCGCCGTCACCAAGGTGCATGGGCGCGTGGTACCGCGCACCTCTCCCCCGAGCAACGCAACAACCTGA
- the purE gene encoding 5-(carboxyamino)imidazole ribonucleotide mutase has product MVGIIMGSRSDLETMREAVDTMKEFGVPHELTVVSAHRTPDRMFAYAKGAAARGVKVIIAGAGGAAHLPGMVASLTTLPVIGVPIKSRNSIDGWDSLLSIVQMPAGVPVATVAVNGARNAGLLAVQILAIHDAQLAGRLAAFRGEQEDRVRDGIAALKQQFPNGFDA; this is encoded by the coding sequence ATGGTAGGCATCATCATGGGCAGCCGCAGCGATCTGGAGACGATGCGCGAGGCCGTGGACACGATGAAGGAATTCGGCGTACCGCATGAGCTCACGGTGGTGAGCGCGCACCGCACGCCCGACCGCATGTTCGCCTACGCCAAGGGCGCTGCCGCGCGCGGCGTGAAGGTGATCATCGCCGGAGCCGGAGGCGCCGCGCACCTGCCGGGCATGGTGGCCTCGCTCACCACCCTTCCTGTCATCGGCGTGCCCATCAAGAGCCGGAACAGCATCGATGGCTGGGATTCGCTCCTCAGCATCGTGCAGATGCCGGCCGGCGTGCCGGTGGCCACCGTGGCGGTGAATGGCGCGCGCAACGCAGGGCTGCTGGCGGTGCAGATCCTCGCCATCCACGATGCGCAGCTCGCCGGCCGGCTGGCCGCCTTCAGGGGCGAGCAGGAGGACCGGGTGCGCGATGGCATCGCCGCACTCAAGCAGCAGTTCCCCAACGGCTTCGACGCATGA
- a CDS encoding DNA-binding protein has protein sequence MITAAGRPYALHALRLLPGADVRATLRDWAHQNGLEAGVIVSAVGSLSIAALRFGGRSSAESISGDLEVCALSGTLSRHGLHLHLAVADSEGRMSGGHLLEGSLVRTTLEVVIQEIGGMRFARRRDERTGYDELFPEAIVP, from the coding sequence ATGATCACGGCCGCCGGCAGGCCCTATGCGCTGCATGCCCTGCGCTTGCTGCCCGGCGCCGATGTGAGAGCGACGCTGCGCGACTGGGCCCATCAGAACGGCTTGGAGGCCGGCGTGATCGTGAGCGCGGTGGGCAGCCTGAGCATCGCAGCATTGCGGTTCGGGGGGCGCTCATCCGCCGAATCCATCAGCGGCGACCTGGAAGTGTGCGCGCTCAGCGGCACCTTGTCACGGCATGGGCTGCACCTTCATCTGGCCGTGGCCGACAGCGAGGGGCGCATGAGCGGCGGCCACCTGCTGGAGGGCTCCCTTGTCCGCACCACCTTGGAGGTGGTCATCCAGGAGATCGGGGGCATGCGCTTCGCGCGACGGCGCGATGAGCGCACGGGATACGACGAACTCTTCCCGGAAGCCATCGTGCCCTGA
- a CDS encoding L,D-transpeptidase has translation MKRARIAPLLLAWAVPALLACQSGGSPPEAPAAATEQRERATLQALLDTFVARPAEVSFRVEKSERRFSVLAGGAVVKSYPCVLGEVPEGDKRHQGDRRTPEGVFGIRGKRVHDRWHRFIWLDYPNAESWRRYRERKAKGLIPAGRDIGGEIGIHGVPEGMDHWITAGADWTWGCIALRNADVDEIYPWIIPGRTLIEVVP, from the coding sequence ATGAAGCGAGCGCGCATCGCGCCCCTCCTCCTGGCCTGGGCGGTGCCGGCCTTGCTGGCCTGCCAGAGCGGCGGTTCCCCTCCGGAAGCGCCCGCAGCAGCCACCGAACAGCGCGAGCGCGCGACGCTGCAGGCCCTGCTGGACACCTTCGTGGCGCGGCCCGCCGAGGTGTCCTTCCGGGTCGAAAAGAGCGAGCGCCGCTTCTCCGTGCTGGCGGGCGGTGCGGTGGTGAAGAGCTATCCCTGCGTGCTCGGCGAGGTGCCTGAGGGCGACAAGCGGCATCAAGGCGACCGCCGCACCCCCGAGGGCGTCTTCGGCATCCGTGGCAAGCGCGTTCACGACCGCTGGCACCGTTTCATCTGGCTCGATTACCCCAATGCCGAAAGCTGGAGGCGCTATCGTGAGCGGAAGGCGAAGGGGCTGATTCCGGCCGGCAGGGATATCGGCGGGGAGATCGGCATCCATGGCGTGCCGGAGGGCATGGACCATTGGATCACAGCCGGCGCCGATTGGACCTGGGGCTGCATCGCCCTGCGCAATGCCGACGTGGACGAGATCTACCCCTGGATCATCCCGGGACGCACCCTGATCGAGGTGGTGCCGTGA
- a CDS encoding type 1 periplasmic binding fold superfamily protein yields MKTNRIILAIAMAAAASLTACKKEEEPNRPSGGGPPNEEELITTLILTFADIADPSQTYELRFTDSDGDGGAAAVLHIDTLPAGRTFGLLVGLLDESVNPADTVTHEVQAEDEEHQFFFQVSGAAMTVAYADQDANGQPVGVLNTAITGASSTGTITVTLRHEPNKGAPGVAAGDITNAGGETDIEVTFPLVIQ; encoded by the coding sequence ATGAAGACCAACCGCATCATTCTGGCCATCGCCATGGCCGCTGCCGCCAGCCTCACCGCCTGCAAGAAGGAGGAGGAGCCGAACCGTCCTTCCGGAGGCGGCCCGCCGAATGAGGAGGAGCTCATCACCACGCTGATCCTCACCTTCGCCGACATCGCCGACCCGTCGCAGACCTACGAGCTGCGCTTCACCGATAGCGACGGCGACGGCGGTGCCGCAGCCGTGCTGCACATCGACACCCTGCCCGCCGGGCGCACCTTTGGGCTGCTCGTGGGCTTGCTCGATGAGAGCGTCAACCCCGCCGACACGGTGACCCATGAAGTGCAGGCCGAGGACGAGGAACACCAGTTCTTCTTCCAGGTGAGCGGCGCGGCGATGACTGTGGCCTACGCCGACCAGGATGCCAACGGCCAGCCAGTCGGCGTGCTCAATACGGCCATCACCGGCGCATCCAGCACCGGCACCATCACCGTCACCCTGCGCCACGAACCGAACAAGGGCGCGCCTGGCGTTGCGGCCGGCGACATCACCAATGCGGGCGGCGAGACCGATATCGAGGTGACCTTCCCGCTGGTCATCCAATAG
- a CDS encoding TonB-dependent receptor, producing MSLFLVLTFVATQGVTAQPADSCAIVLSGVVLDEHDRQPLSYSEVFIPALGKGSVADAMGRYRIEGLCAGTYLVKVAHLGCEPVMRQMTLSRSITADFMLEHHAEELRELEVVQKRPDENVGHARQGLDRRAMDERAGGALADMITVVPGVAIQSSGPTIAKPMVHGLSGNRVLTLNQGVRQEDQQWGTEHAPSLDPLSSDRITVVKGAASVQYGSDAIGGVVVTEPVELPREAGIGGELRSLGVLNGRGGGASGVLQGGVKGLRGLGWRVQGSGRMLGDSESARYTLSNTGLREAGASAAIGYRDHRWSAQLYYSWFGRELGILRAAHIGNLTDLANAIASGRPWYIADPTYAIEAPRQVVQHHLLKAEATMAVSDRSRLALTYAYQANDRQEYDIRRSGRSALPSLDLYLATHTAEAVLKHWIGPRLHGKVGVNALLQDNANIPGTGVRPLLPDYRKESTGFFILEHLPVGDRFELEAGARIETTRLAVARFAADGRLEQPEHAFLNHALSIGANWSPADRVGLRFNLSSAFRPPHVSELYSEGLHHGAAAIELGDPALGSERALKGVLDAQASAGRVRIDATLHAALIDDFIYLRPDGTRLTIRGAFPVFRYVATDAWVTGADLAVRVRLARGLAWHLRGSTVRGRDLGRDEWLFQMPSDRVEQELRLNRPRGAWTELAAGAISGIVGRQQRIPEALDFAAPPGGYHLLGFTASAARPWGTGEIRFGLRAANALNMAYRDYLDRFRYYADARGLDVSLWITYRFGRVARP from the coding sequence TTGTCCCTTTTCCTCGTCCTGACGTTCGTCGCCACCCAAGGGGTGACGGCGCAACCGGCGGATTCGTGCGCAATCGTGCTCTCCGGCGTCGTCCTGGACGAGCATGACCGGCAGCCTCTTTCCTATTCCGAGGTATTCATCCCTGCCTTGGGCAAGGGCAGCGTGGCCGACGCGATGGGCCGGTACCGGATCGAAGGCCTCTGCGCCGGCACCTACCTGGTGAAGGTCGCGCACCTCGGATGCGAGCCGGTGATGCGCCAGATGACCCTGAGCCGGTCCATCACCGCTGACTTCATGCTGGAGCATCACGCGGAGGAGCTGCGCGAACTGGAGGTGGTCCAGAAGCGGCCTGACGAGAATGTGGGCCATGCGCGGCAAGGGCTCGATCGGCGCGCCATGGATGAACGTGCAGGCGGTGCGCTGGCCGATATGATCACCGTGGTGCCCGGCGTGGCCATCCAGTCCAGTGGGCCCACCATCGCCAAGCCCATGGTGCACGGGCTCAGCGGCAACCGGGTGCTAACGCTCAACCAAGGGGTCCGCCAGGAGGACCAGCAGTGGGGAACGGAGCATGCGCCCAGCCTTGATCCGCTGAGCAGCGACCGGATCACCGTGGTGAAGGGCGCTGCCAGCGTGCAGTACGGCAGTGATGCCATCGGAGGGGTGGTGGTCACCGAGCCGGTGGAGCTCCCGCGCGAAGCGGGGATCGGCGGCGAGCTGCGCAGCCTTGGCGTGCTCAACGGACGCGGCGGCGGAGCGAGCGGCGTGCTGCAGGGCGGCGTGAAGGGCTTGCGCGGCCTGGGCTGGCGCGTGCAGGGAAGCGGGCGCATGCTGGGCGACAGCGAATCGGCCCGCTACACCCTGAGCAACACCGGACTCCGTGAGGCGGGCGCCTCGGCCGCAATCGGCTACCGCGACCACCGCTGGAGCGCGCAGCTCTACTACAGCTGGTTCGGCCGGGAGCTCGGCATACTGCGAGCGGCTCACATCGGCAACCTCACCGACCTGGCCAACGCCATCGCATCAGGGCGTCCTTGGTACATCGCCGACCCCACTTATGCCATCGAAGCCCCGCGGCAGGTGGTGCAGCACCATCTTCTCAAGGCCGAGGCCACCATGGCCGTGAGCGACCGCAGCCGCCTGGCGCTCACCTATGCCTACCAGGCCAACGATCGGCAGGAGTACGATATCCGGCGCAGCGGCCGCAGCGCCTTGCCCTCGCTCGACCTCTATCTGGCTACGCACACCGCCGAGGCCGTCCTCAAGCACTGGATCGGGCCCCGGTTGCACGGCAAGGTTGGTGTGAATGCCCTGCTTCAGGACAACGCGAATATCCCGGGCACCGGCGTGCGCCCGCTTCTGCCCGACTACCGGAAGGAGAGCACGGGCTTCTTCATCCTGGAGCACCTGCCGGTAGGCGACCGCTTCGAATTGGAGGCCGGTGCGCGCATCGAGACCACGCGGTTGGCCGTGGCCCGATTTGCCGCCGATGGCCGGCTCGAGCAACCGGAGCACGCCTTCCTCAACCATGCGCTGAGCATCGGTGCCAACTGGAGCCCCGCCGACAGAGTCGGTCTCCGCTTCAACCTCAGTTCCGCCTTCCGCCCGCCGCATGTGAGCGAGCTCTACAGCGAAGGGCTCCACCATGGCGCCGCCGCCATCGAGCTGGGCGACCCCGCGCTGGGCAGCGAGCGCGCTCTGAAGGGCGTGCTCGATGCCCAGGCCTCCGCTGGTCGCGTGCGGATCGATGCCACCCTCCACGCCGCGCTGATCGACGACTTCATCTACCTGCGCCCTGACGGCACGCGCCTCACCATCCGCGGTGCCTTCCCCGTGTTTCGCTACGTGGCCACCGACGCCTGGGTCACCGGTGCCGACCTTGCCGTGCGCGTGCGCCTCGCTCGCGGCCTCGCCTGGCATCTGCGCGGCTCCACGGTGCGCGGACGCGACCTCGGCCGCGATGAATGGCTCTTCCAGATGCCCTCCGACCGGGTGGAGCAAGAGCTGCGCCTGAACCGGCCCCGCGGCGCCTGGACCGAGCTGGCCGCAGGTGCCATCAGCGGCATCGTAGGCCGCCAGCAGCGCATCCCCGAAGCCCTCGATTTCGCCGCTCCGCCAGGAGGCTACCACCTGCTGGGCTTCACGGCCTCCGCCGCGCGCCCCTGGGGCACCGGCGAGATCCGCTTCGGCCTGCGTGCCGCCAATGCGCTCAATATGGCCTACCGCGACTACCTCGACCGCTTCAGGTACTACGCCGATGCCCGCGGGCTGGATGTGAGCCTGTGGATCACATACCGCTTCGGCCGCGTGGCCCGACCATGA
- the pfkA gene encoding 6-phosphofructokinase gives MSAGPGIGHIGVFTSGGDSPGMNAAIRAVVRSAAYHGLRCSGIMGGYDGMIRDEVRPLGPRDVSNIIQRGGTILRSARSDGFRTLEGRSQATATLQRHGIDALVAIGGDGTFAGARALFQEHEIRIIGLPGTIDNDLAGTDRTIGFDTAVNTAVEAIDKLRDTAASHDRLFFVEVMGRDTGFIALASAIAAGAEYVMLPEVPQRIEELAAALARAEQSKSSSIVVVAEGDEEGGAAEVARKVKLIHPQYDMRVTVLGHLQRGGSPTVVDRVMASRMGVAAVDQLLQGARDAMVGEVCGQIVLTPFAEAIGHRKRIPDDLLRLMPVLAT, from the coding sequence ATGAGCGCAGGCCCGGGCATCGGGCACATCGGCGTCTTCACCTCGGGCGGAGACAGCCCAGGGATGAATGCCGCGATACGCGCCGTGGTGCGCAGCGCGGCCTATCATGGGCTGCGGTGCTCGGGCATCATGGGCGGCTACGATGGGATGATCCGCGATGAGGTGCGACCGCTCGGGCCGCGTGATGTGAGCAACATCATCCAGCGCGGAGGCACCATCCTGCGGTCGGCGCGGAGCGATGGGTTCCGGACGCTCGAGGGCCGCAGCCAAGCGACCGCCACGCTCCAGCGGCACGGCATCGATGCCCTCGTGGCGATCGGCGGGGACGGCACCTTCGCAGGAGCCCGCGCGCTGTTCCAGGAGCATGAGATCCGCATCATCGGCTTGCCTGGCACCATCGACAACGACCTGGCCGGAACGGACCGCACCATCGGTTTCGATACCGCCGTGAACACCGCGGTGGAGGCCATCGACAAGCTGCGCGATACGGCGGCGTCCCACGACAGGCTCTTCTTCGTGGAGGTCATGGGACGGGATACAGGATTCATTGCGCTGGCCAGCGCAATCGCCGCCGGAGCGGAGTACGTGATGCTCCCAGAAGTGCCGCAACGCATCGAGGAACTGGCGGCCGCATTGGCCCGTGCCGAGCAGAGCAAATCATCCAGCATCGTGGTGGTGGCCGAAGGCGATGAGGAGGGCGGCGCCGCCGAGGTTGCGCGGAAAGTGAAGCTCATCCATCCGCAGTATGACATGCGCGTGACGGTGCTGGGCCACCTGCAACGTGGCGGCTCGCCCACCGTGGTCGACCGTGTGATGGCCAGCCGGATGGGCGTCGCTGCCGTGGACCAGCTGCTCCAGGGCGCGCGCGATGCCATGGTCGGCGAGGTCTGCGGGCAGATCGTGCTCACCCCCTTCGCTGAAGCCATCGGCCATCGGAAGCGCATCCCGGATGACCTCCTCCGGTTGATGCCTGTGCTGGCAACTTGA
- a CDS encoding gliding motility-associated C-terminal domain-containing protein, producing MPSFRSLLCIAALAIGIAGHAQPCLVAYNFTQSPPPVNGTYGCGETVTFCFTVTNWNSTNANWFHGIAASFGPGWDLSTLTPGPPPASCSGTGTWAWYPSVQGTAGTNIGPQGPGFFYNYSVPADGNPGNNFGDFCVGAVNWQFCWTISVLSGPACLNGLGLGVTFNTFGDSETGGWSGAGCGGDAVVPSSPAVIQACPANAGSNGSLSACSSGAAQSLFSALGGSPQAGGAWTGPSGAAHSGSLDPSVDASGAYVYTVTSAAPVCSASATVTVTIAQQPDAGADATTTVCAGDAPFGLTSALGGTPAPGGSWSGPAGAFAGLFSPATDASGVYTYTVNGTAPCPNASASVTVTVNPSPSAGSDGALTLCSSDAPVDLVTALGGSPDPGGAWTSPSGTTVTGLFSPGIDAAGAYTYAVPGTPPCPTSSATVAVTVNALPNAGSDATAVLCETAGLTDLLGLLGGSPDASGQWTDPTGAAIGGSALPSALVDGDYQYTATGAVPCPNAVATLSLTVSDQPDAGSDASVTLCEASAPLDLLSALAGAPDAGGDWTGPGGAAVSGTFSPGSSTPGVYIYTLSASPPCTTAQAILTITVNPEPYAGIDGTVAVCSEDAAVDLLAALGAGAQPGGTWTDPVGAPTSGSFSPGSSVDGTYTYTIPAAAPCPAASATVSITTTPASDPGTDGVLSICSSDAAIALIDYLGGAPQAGGTWTGPGGWGVAGTLDPAIEASGVYSYTLPSNGPCPAATAAVTVTIAQAVSSGLDGSLTVCSSAGAPASLFNALGGSPAAGGAWSAPDGSPHGPTFAAAADQPGIYTYSVQGIAPCPAASSTVDVAVTPAPSAGTGGSVTLCADEPPVDPFSWLGGSPEAGGSWTGPDGPVAVPIDPPTAAAGAYTYTVPGTAPCPSAQAVIQLTVDQLPQAGVDGILNICADGPSTNLLGLLSGAQAGGTWAGPAGTASGTFSPGSDIPGTYTYLLYGTGACAGAFDQATVAVTVHPLPLPSFSVAEGAGCAPHQAEFTNTTAGSLLSAAWAFGDGAAGNSTAVAYHTYTGAGAYDVALTVTDANGCVGSTTMEGAVLVSAGPEASFYALPPRVSIESPTVTVFHAADSLALYSWTIDDLVLDTSGTFQWTFSAEVGERVICLTATDTLGCANSECLRVLVDDNLTIHVPNAFTPNADDINEVFRPSIIGVQEDWYEFMVFDRWGQLVFRTTDPAQGWDGSYLNGGQELPTGVYVWTLKAKDQFTPDKADLIGSVTLLR from the coding sequence GTGCCCTCCTTCCGATCGCTCCTCTGCATTGCAGCGCTCGCCATCGGCATTGCAGGCCATGCACAGCCCTGCCTGGTCGCCTACAATTTCACGCAATCGCCGCCACCGGTGAACGGCACCTATGGTTGCGGAGAGACGGTCACCTTCTGCTTCACCGTCACCAACTGGAATTCCACCAACGCCAATTGGTTCCACGGCATCGCGGCCAGCTTCGGCCCGGGCTGGGACCTGAGCACGCTCACTCCCGGACCTCCGCCGGCCTCATGCTCCGGCACCGGCACCTGGGCCTGGTACCCCAGCGTGCAAGGCACGGCGGGCACGAACATCGGACCGCAGGGCCCGGGGTTCTTCTACAACTATTCCGTCCCGGCCGATGGCAACCCGGGGAACAACTTCGGCGATTTCTGCGTGGGCGCCGTGAACTGGCAGTTCTGCTGGACGATCAGTGTGCTGAGCGGCCCAGCGTGCTTGAATGGCCTGGGCCTCGGCGTCACCTTCAACACCTTCGGCGACAGCGAGACCGGCGGCTGGAGCGGCGCCGGCTGCGGCGGGGATGCCGTGGTGCCCTCCTCGCCCGCGGTCATCCAGGCGTGCCCGGCCAACGCAGGCTCCAACGGCAGCCTTTCGGCATGCAGCAGCGGGGCGGCGCAATCGCTCTTCAGCGCCCTCGGCGGCTCGCCGCAAGCCGGTGGCGCATGGACCGGACCTTCGGGCGCAGCGCACAGCGGCTCGCTCGATCCGTCCGTTGATGCAAGCGGGGCCTATGTCTACACCGTGACCAGCGCAGCACCGGTTTGCTCTGCTTCCGCGACGGTGACGGTGACCATCGCGCAGCAGCCCGATGCAGGAGCCGATGCGACCACCACCGTGTGTGCTGGCGATGCCCCCTTCGGATTGACCAGCGCCCTTGGAGGCACTCCCGCACCGGGTGGGAGCTGGTCCGGCCCCGCCGGTGCCTTCGCCGGTCTCTTCAGCCCTGCCACAGATGCATCTGGCGTGTACACCTACACGGTGAACGGCACCGCCCCATGCCCGAATGCGAGCGCCAGCGTTACGGTCACCGTGAATCCTTCGCCGAGCGCTGGGTCGGATGGGGCCCTCACCCTCTGCTCCAGCGATGCGCCGGTGGACCTCGTCACCGCCTTGGGTGGAAGCCCCGACCCCGGTGGTGCCTGGACCTCGCCGAGCGGCACAACGGTCACCGGGCTCTTCTCCCCGGGCATCGATGCGGCTGGCGCCTACACCTATGCCGTGCCCGGAACACCCCCTTGCCCCACGAGCTCAGCGACGGTGGCGGTAACGGTGAATGCCTTGCCCAACGCTGGTTCCGATGCGACGGCGGTGCTCTGCGAAACAGCAGGGCTCACCGACCTGCTCGGCCTTCTGGGAGGTAGCCCCGACGCCTCGGGGCAATGGACCGACCCAACCGGTGCTGCGATCGGCGGCTCGGCGCTTCCTTCAGCGCTCGTGGACGGGGATTACCAATACACGGCGACGGGTGCGGTACCCTGTCCGAACGCTGTGGCGACCTTGAGCCTGACGGTAAGCGATCAGCCGGATGCCGGATCGGATGCTTCCGTCACCTTGTGCGAAGCCTCGGCACCGTTGGACCTCCTTTCCGCGCTGGCCGGTGCACCGGATGCCGGCGGTGATTGGACGGGGCCCGGCGGTGCGGCAGTGAGCGGAACGTTCTCGCCGGGATCCTCCACCCCTGGCGTCTACATCTATACCCTCTCCGCTTCACCGCCCTGCACCACTGCTCAAGCCATCCTTACGATCACCGTGAACCCCGAGCCCTATGCCGGTATTGACGGCACCGTGGCGGTATGCAGCGAGGATGCTGCCGTCGATCTGCTGGCCGCACTGGGTGCCGGGGCGCAACCCGGTGGCACATGGACCGACCCGGTCGGCGCCCCCACCAGCGGAAGCTTCTCGCCCGGGTCATCAGTTGACGGAACCTACACCTATACGATTCCAGCAGCGGCACCCTGTCCAGCAGCCAGCGCCACGGTGAGCATTACCACCACTCCCGCAAGCGACCCGGGAACCGATGGCGTCCTCTCGATATGCAGCAGCGATGCGGCAATCGCGCTGATCGACTACCTCGGCGGCGCACCGCAGGCCGGGGGGACTTGGACGGGCCCTGGTGGATGGGGCGTGGCCGGAACGCTGGACCCGGCGATTGAAGCCAGCGGCGTGTATTCCTATACCCTTCCGTCGAACGGACCGTGCCCAGCGGCTACGGCGGCCGTGACCGTGACCATCGCTCAAGCGGTAAGCAGCGGACTGGATGGCTCGCTGACGGTGTGCAGCAGCGCTGGAGCCCCTGCCAGCCTATTCAACGCACTTGGAGGCTCGCCTGCGGCCGGAGGCGCATGGTCAGCCCCGGATGGCAGTCCGCATGGCCCCACGTTCGCTGCTGCTGCTGACCAGCCAGGTATCTATACCTATTCGGTACAGGGCATCGCCCCCTGCCCCGCCGCATCGAGCACCGTGGATGTTGCCGTAACCCCGGCGCCATCCGCCGGCACGGGGGGAAGCGTAACCCTTTGCGCGGACGAACCGCCGGTGGACCCCTTCAGCTGGCTTGGGGGATCACCGGAGGCCGGCGGCTCGTGGACAGGGCCTGACGGACCTGTGGCCGTGCCGATCGATCCGCCTACCGCTGCAGCCGGGGCTTACACTTACACCGTGCCCGGCACCGCGCCCTGCCCTTCCGCTCAGGCGGTCATCCAGCTGACCGTTGACCAGCTGCCGCAAGCGGGCGTGGACGGCATCCTGAACATCTGCGCCGATGGACCATCGACCAATCTGCTGGGCCTGTTGAGCGGCGCGCAGGCGGGCGGCACATGGGCAGGCCCCGCAGGCACCGCCAGCGGCACCTTCTCGCCGGGTTCTGACATCCCTGGCACCTACACCTACCTCCTTTACGGTACCGGGGCCTGCGCGGGGGCCTTCGATCAGGCCACCGTGGCCGTCACCGTTCACCCGCTGCCCTTGCCCTCCTTCTCGGTGGCGGAGGGCGCTGGTTGCGCACCGCATCAAGCGGAATTCACCAATACCACGGCCGGCAGCCTGCTGAGCGCGGCTTGGGCATTCGGGGATGGCGCGGCGGGGAACAGCACGGCCGTGGCCTATCACACCTATACGGGTGCAGGCGCTTACGATGTCGCCCTCACCGTGACCGACGCGAACGGATGCGTTGGAAGCACCACCATGGAGGGGGCCGTGCTCGTCTCCGCGGGACCTGAAGCCTCCTTCTATGCCTTGCCGCCGCGGGTCAGCATCGAGTCACCAACCGTCACCGTATTCCACGCCGCGGATTCACTCGCCCTCTACAGCTGGACGATAGATGACCTTGTGCTGGACACCAGCGGGACCTTTCAATGGACCTTCAGCGCGGAGGTGGGTGAGCGCGTGATCTGCCTGACCGCAACGGATACGCTCGGGTGCGCGAACTCGGAATGCCTGCGTGTGCTGGTGGACGACAACCTCACCATCCATGTGCCCAATGCATTCACCCCGAATGCGGATGACATAAACGAGGTATTCCGCCCCTCCATCATCGGCGTCCAGGAGGACTGGTATGAATTCATGGTCTTCGACCGATGGGGGCAGCTGGTCTTCCGGACAACCGATCCTGCGCAGGGATGGGATGGCAGCTACCTGAACGGCGGGCAGGAACTCCCGACAGGGGTGTACGTGTGGACGCTGAAGGCCAAGGATCAATTCACGCCGGATAAGGCGGACCTCATCGGATCGGTGACCCTGCTGCGGTGA